The proteins below come from a single Aegilops tauschii subsp. strangulata cultivar AL8/78 chromosome 6, Aet v6.0, whole genome shotgun sequence genomic window:
- the LOC109749289 gene encoding uncharacterized protein codes for MEDGASDFSDWEVLSASSGVGGDDAVLVSGEGGDVLHDHFALDPSSSTGFSGEGSWSEAASDDVEIESGLGSVDRCGSAMQEQTDLIGAVDSSAQLQFGGIDVTAQASPVFGASVACGGGAHEKQTAGLSCGEFDSIPQAALQGLEGILDSDATAVAGVRLQIEISENSSLQLEDGGADAISESSVLQAAATSDAMQTLQEEREQGKDASAAFGFAEPGGDDKDGSSPLVAAAAPVTGDGERQVVVWWRLPFRFIHYCAWKVSPVWPISIAAALLGIVVLGRRMYRMRRKTQGLPQIRIAFDDKRVSQFADRAARLNEAFLIAKRVPTLRTLSGAALPWSMMQER; via the exons ATGGAGGACGGGGCTTCGGATTTCAGCGACTGGGAGGTGCTATCTGCATCCTCGGGGGTCGGAGGCGATGACGCCGTCCTTGTGTCCGGGGAAGGCGGCGACGTCCTCCACGACCACTTCGCCCTCGACCCCTCTTCCTCCACTGGCTTCTCCGGCGAGGGCTCGTGGTCGGAGGCTGCCTCCGACGACGTGGAAATTGAATCCGGGTTAGGATCAGTGGACAGATGTGGTTCTGCTATGCAAGAGCAGACGGATCTTATTGGGGCGGTGGATTCCAGCGCACAGTTGCAATTTGGCGGGATTGATGTGACTGCACAAGCCTCGCCGGTTTTTGGAGCCTCCGTGGCATGTGGTGGGGGCGCACATGAGAAGCAAACTGCGGGGTTAAGTTGCGGTGAGTTTGATTCGATTCCGCAAGCCGCGCTTCAAGGGTTGGAGGGAATTTTGGACTCCGATGCAACTGCGGTCGCCGGTGTAAGACTCCAGATAGAAATATCAGAGAATTCTAGTTTGCAATTGGAAGATGGAGGGGCTGATGCCATTAGCGAAAGCTCTGTTCTTCAAGCTGCTGCAACAAGCGATGCAATGCAGACTCTGCAGGAAGAGCGGGAGCAAGGGAAGGATGCTAGTGCCGCTTTTGGTTTTGCTGAACCTGGTGGCGATGACAAGGATGGTTCTTCCCCTCTGGTTGCAGCTGCAGCTCCGGTCACCGGTGATGGAGAGAGGCAAGTGGTTGTATGGTGGAGGCTGCCGTTCAGGTTCATCCATTATTGTGCTTGGAAAGTGAGTCCGGTTTGGCCGATTTCCATCGCTGCAGCATTGCTGGGGATAGTTGTGCTCGGGAGGAGGATGTATAGGATGAGGCGCAAGACCCAGGGCCTTCCCCAGATTAGGATCGCATTTGATGATAAG AGGGTCTCCCAGTTTGCAGACCGCGCAGCACGTCTCAACGAGGCCTTCTTGATCGCAAAACGTGTACCCACTCTGAGAACTTTGTCTGGTGCTGCACTCCCCTGGTCAATGATGCAAGAGAGATGA